The Lepus europaeus isolate LE1 chromosome 6, mLepTim1.pri, whole genome shotgun sequence genome includes a window with the following:
- the RAP2A gene encoding ras-related protein Rap-2a gives MREYKVVVLGSGGVGKSALTVQFVTGTFIEKYDPTIEDFYRKEIEVDSSPSVLEILDTAGTEQFASMRDLYIKNGQGFILVYSLVNQQSFQDIKPMRDQIIRVKRYEKVPVILVGNKVDLESEREVSSNEGRALAEEWGCPFMETSAKSKTMVDELFAEIVRQMNYAAQPDKDDPCCSACNIQ, from the exons ATGCGCGAGTACAAAGTGGTGGTGCTGGGCTCGGGCGGGGTGGGCAAGTCCGCCCTGACCGTGCAGTTCGTGACCGGCACCTTCATCGAGAAGTACGACCCCACCATCGAGGACTTCTACCGCAAGGAGATCGAGGTGGACTCGTCGCCGTCGGTGCTGGAGATCCTGGACACGGCGGGCACCGAGCAGTTCGCGTCCATGCGGGACCTGTACATCAAGAACGGCCagggcttcatcctggtctacaGCCTGGTCAACCAGCAGAGCTTCCAGGACATCAAGCCCATGCGCGACCAGATCATCCGAGTGAAGCG ATATGAGAAAGTGCCAGTCATCTTGGTTGGGAACAAAGTAGACCTGGAGAGTGAGCGAGAAGTATCGTCCAATGAAGGCAGAGCCCTTGCCGAAGAGTGGGGCTGCCCATTTATGGAGACTTCCGCTAAGAGTAAAACAATGGTGGATGAACTCTTTGCAGAAATTGTGAGACAGATGAACTATGCTGCTCAGCCTGACAAAGATGATCCATGCTGTTCTGCCTGTAACATACAATAG